A genomic window from Gossypium hirsutum isolate 1008001.06 chromosome D10, Gossypium_hirsutum_v2.1, whole genome shotgun sequence includes:
- the LOC107914170 gene encoding broad specificity amino-acid racemase RacX: MFNTSLQMSLNCRSHLSVSVTRQRNVCKRVLNPVLAMPPSSVILHTDESGEFPESRNSSSSSNASLSSCAGSLLCHPNTVGIMGGGSVDSTLSFVRKLVHWSKENEETCMPFVLCSDPVLNRELLSLERNSSSLCSRNARSQFDHSPIVENLLSKRVFLEKSGAQCIVVPCHISHSWHDEVFKGCSIPSLHMAECVSRELKEAKLKPLEAGSPLRIGVLATDATLKAGFYQEKLQNEGFEVVLPDKATMEHTVIPAIDAINRKDMEGAQNLLRIALQVLLVRAVNTVILASNDICDLLPRDDPLLKKCLDPMDALAMSTIKWAQQAVKEGMQHFSTH, translated from the exons ATGTTTAATACAAGCTTGCAAATGTCACTGAATTGCCGATCTCACTTATCAGTGTCTGTAACTAGGCAGAGAAATGTTTGTAAGAGAGTGTTGAATCCGGTTCTAGCTATGCCCCCGTCCTCAGTGATCTTACACACTGATGAAAGTGGGGAATTTCCTGAATCTAGGAACAGTTCTAGTTCAAGTAATGCTTCTTTAAGCAGCTGTGCTGGGTCCTTGCTTTGTCATCCTAATACTGTGGGAATAATGGGAGGAGGATCTGTTGATTCTACTCTCAGTTTCGTTAGAAAACTTGTTCATTGGagtaaagaaaatgaagagactTGCATGCCCTTTGTTCTTTGCTCTGATCCAGTGTTGAATAGGGAGCTTTTATCCCTGGAGAGGAATTCTTCTTCTCTCTGCAGTAGAAATGCACGTTCGCAATTTGATCATAGCCCGATTGTTGAAAATTTACTAAGTAAAAGAGTTTTCCTTGAGAAATCAGGAGCTCAGTGCATTGTAGTGCCTTGTCATATTTCACACTCATGGCACGATGAAGTGTTTAAGGGATGTTCTATTCCTTCCCTTCACATGGCTGAGTGTGTTTCCAGGGAGCTTAAGGAAGCCAAGTTGAAGCCACTAGAAGCTGGAAGCCCTTTGCGGATAGGGGTACTTGCCACTGATGCGACTTTAAAAGCAGGGTTTTACCAAGAGAAACTGCAGAATGAG GGATTTGAGGTTGTGCTGCCAGACAAAGCAACCATGGAGCACACTGTAATCCCTGCAATTGATGCTATAAATAGAAAAGACATGGAAGGGGCACAAAATCTGCTGAGAATCGCTCTCCAAGTCCTCTTGGTGAGGGCAGTTAACACTGTTATCCTTGCGTCCAATGATATTTGTGATCTTTTGCCACGAGATGATCCACTTCTTAAGAAATGTCTTGACCCAATGGATGCATTGGCAATGTCAACTATCAAGTGGGCACAACAAGCTGTGAAGGAAG GTATGCAACATTTCAGCACTCATTAA
- the LOC107915304 gene encoding probable disease resistance protein At4g14610: MCCDKITSGCWDCVAGQAIYTYQLEESLSELKTALDELKEQRADVIKKVNIAEQQYGKKEMKNLCMGGCCSMNYRSTLKFSKTVVKRLHDVKVLKRKGALEVVAMEVPAALAVERQCNSSVGKESMLNKVWSILEEKHARIVGIYGVGGVGKTSILTEINNKISVPSNGFDMVIWVVVSKGFRIAKVQDDIAKRIGLFGGMWGEKSAEEKAMDIFRVLREKKFVVLMDDVWERVDVLKVGIPLPTYESRSKIIFTTRSNEVCGQMRAHKKIEVQCLTEEQAWELFEHDVGNDILDGHPNIRECGGLPLALITIGRAMACKRTPEE, translated from the exons ATGTGTTGTGATAAAATAACCAGCGGCTGCTGGGATTGTGTTGCCGGCCAAGCAATCTACACATACCAGCTTGAAGAAAGCCTTTCTGAGTTGAAGACAGCTTTGGACGAATTAAAGGAGCAAAGGGCCGATGTGATTAAGAAGGTTAACATTGCTGAACAGCAAT ATGgtaaaaaagaaatgaagaacCTATGTATGGGAGGCTGTTGCTCCATGAATTACAGGTCTACCCTCAAATTTAGCAAAACGGTGGTCAAAAGACTCCACGATGTTAAGGTTTTAAAGAGAAAAGGAGCTTTGGAGGTGGTTGCTATGGAGGTACCCGCAGCTCTGGCGGTTGAAAGACAGTGCAACTCTTCCGTAGGCAAGGAATCTATGTTGAATAAGGTGTGGAGCATCCTTGAAGAAAAACATGCGAGGATTGTTGGTATATATGGGGTTGGTGGGGTTGGTAAGACCAGCATCTTGACTGAAATCAATAACAAGATCAGTGTTCCATCCAATGGATTTGATATGGTGATATGGGTAGTGGTGTCTAAAGGGTTTAGGATTGCAAAGGTTCAAGACGACATTGCAAAGAGGATAGGCCTTTTTGGTGGAATGTGGGGAGAAAAATCTGCTGAAGAGAAAGCTATGGATATCTTCAGAGTTCTAAGAGAGAAGAAATTTGTAGTGCTGATGGATGATGTATGGGAACGAGTTGATGTATTAAAGGTAGGGATACCTCTCCCAACCTATGAAAGTCGTTCCAAAATAATCTTTACAACTCGTTCTAATGAGGTGTGTGGCCAAATGAGGGCCCATAAGAAGATTGAAGTTCAATGTTTGACAGAAGAACAGGCTTGGGAATTGTTTGAACATGATGTTGGCAATGATATCCTTGATGGTCATCCAAACATTCGAGAATGTGGAGGATTGCCTCTTGCACTCATCACCATCGGTCGAGCCATGGCTTGCAAGAGAACACCTGAAGAATAG